In Rosa chinensis cultivar Old Blush chromosome 1, RchiOBHm-V2, whole genome shotgun sequence, a genomic segment contains:
- the LOC112184739 gene encoding peroxidase 5 — protein sequence MSSQNLSSVFIVLFAVLLCQTGVDSQLQVGFYTSSCNVAEFIVKEEVRKGVIGNRGVAAGLVRLHFHDCFVRGCDASVLIDSTSSNTAEKDAPANNPSLRGFEVIDNAKARLESICKGVVSCADIVAFAARDSVELTGGLGYDVPAGRRDGRVSVASDTFTNLPPPTANVNQLTQLFSNKGFTQDEMVTLSGAHTIGRSHCSSFSNRLYNFNATTKQDPSLDPRYAEQLKQQCPQGNTNPNLVVAMNPFSPFTTDVSYYADILANRGLFTSDQTLITNSATANQVNQNARNPFLWNNKFAAAMVKMGRLGVLTGNDGEIRAKCRVFN from the exons ATGAGTTCACAGAATCTAAGTAGTGtgtttatagttttatttgctgTCCTGTTATGTCAAACAGGTGTTGATTCACAGCTCCAAGTTGGGTTTTATACAAGTTCATGTAACGTAGCGGAGTTCATTGTGAAGGAGGAAGTTCGAAAAGGGGTGATTGGAAATCGAGGAGTGGCAGCTGGTCTTGTGAGACTGCACTTTCATGACTGCTTTGTTAGG GGTTGTGATGCATCAGTGCTGATTGATTCAACTTCCTCAAACACGGCAGAAAAAGATGCACCAGCAAACAACCCGAGTCTACGAGGGTTTGAAGTCATTGACAATGCCAAGGCCAGACTTGAATCTATATGCAAAGGTGTCGTATCATGTGCTGATATAGTTGCTTTTGCAGCAAGGGATAGCGTTGAACTT ACTGGAGGGCTTGGCTATGACGTTCCTGCTGGAAGAAGAGATGGCAGAGTTTCAGTAGCTTCAGACACATTCACAAACTTGCCTCCTCCAACTGCCAATGTCAACCAACTCACTCAACTTTTTTCAAACAAGGGTTTCACGCAAGATGAAATGGTCACTCTCTCTG GAGCACACACAATTGGGCGCTCTCACTGCAGTTCTTTCAGTAATAGATTGTACAACTTCAATGCAACAACAAAGCAGGACCCTAGTTTAGATCCCCGGTACGCTGAGCAGTTGAAGCAGCAATGTCCACAAGGCAACACAAATCCAAACTTAGTGGTTGCCATGAACCCTTTCAGCCCTTTCACAACCGATGTATCCTACTACGCTGACATTTTGGCAAACCGAGGCTTGTTCACATCAGACCAAACTCTCATCACAAACTCTGCAACCGCAAACCAAGTTAATCAAAATGCCAGGAATCCCTTCCTGTGGAATAACAAATTTGCTGCTGCAATGGTGAAGATGGGACGACTCGGTGTCCTGACTGGCAATGATGGTGAGATTCGGGCAAAGTGCAGGGTCTTTAACTAG
- the LOC112184746 gene encoding nascent polypeptide-associated complex subunit alpha-like protein 2 translates to MSPALVEEELVGEVPSTEQSLKNGLQNKEEDEVVVEDVKDDKEDDDDDDDDEDEDDDDDKEDGAQGGNESSKQSRSEKKSRKAMLKLGMKQVTGVSRVTIKRTKNILFFISKPDVFKSPNSETYVIFGEAKIEDLSSQLQTQAAQQFRMPDMSSVMAKPEISGAGAGAQADEEEEEIDETGVEPRDIDLVMTQAGVSRSKAVKALKTHSGDIVSAIMELTT, encoded by the exons ATGTCGCCGGCGCTCGTCGAGGAGGAGCTCGTCGGAGAGGTCCCGTCCACCGAGCAATCCCTCAAGAACGGCCTTCAG AacaaggaagaagatgaggtcGTGGTGGAGGATGTGAAGGACGACAAGGAGGACGACGATGACGACGATGATGACGAGGACGAGGACGATGACGACGACAAGGAAGATGGCGCTcagg GTGGAAATGAGTCTTCGAAGCAAAGCAGGAGTGAGAAGAAGAGTCGTAAGGCAATGTTGAAGCTGGGAATGAAGCAAGTCACCGGTGTTAGCAGGGTCACCATCAAGAGAACCAAAAAC ATTCTGTTTTTCATCTCGAAACCTGATGTCTTCAAGAGTCCAAACTCTGAGACCTATGTCATATTTGGTGAGGCCAAGATTGAGGATTTGAGCTCTCAGCTGCAGACACAGGCTGCCCAGCAGTTCAGGATGCCAGACATGAGTTCTGTGATGGCGAAACCAGAGATTTCTGGAGCTGGTGCAGGAGCCCAAGcagatgaagaggaagaagagattgatgaaACCGGTGTTGAACCTCGGGACATTGATTTGGTCATGACACAGGCTGGGGTATCAAGGAGCAAGGCAGTCAAGGCTCTCAAGACGCACAGTGGGGACATTGTCAGTGCCATCATGGAGCTTACCACTTAA